The Populus alba chromosome 6, ASM523922v2, whole genome shotgun sequence genomic interval agaataaatatatCTCTTTCACTCTAAAAACTATACtggagataaatttattttatgtttcatttaatttttttcaattaaatactttttttttcatttctttttttaaataaacattaacCAAATacaatgttaaataaaaaaagattgagaatGTAGGATTAACGAAGGTGACGACAATGATATCATTCATAATGAtaggatttttttgttattactattacgTGAAAAAACCCAATATCATCACTTGCAATGATAAAGATAGAGATAGTGAAGAAAATATATAGTGAACCTTGTGACTGTAAAGGTGATTACTATCCAccataattgtaaaaaataatactatgtcatctttttaaaaaataatcattcttATTCCTAAATTAAGATCAcgtatttttctattttattgataatacatcttttaaaaaaattaatttttatatagagCTAACTACTACCGCAGATGGtggtttaatttgaatttagatATTAGAGTAGAATAGGCATGAGGCTCGTGCTTTGGTCGGATCTAAAGCTaattattgtataaaaaaaatatgagtgtcattatttttatgtatgtgatgaaatacttgaattgaaagttaaaatttttaCCAGTGTAtcagattaaattaattaatcatcatatgtataacaaatgaaaaacaaattggtgTGACTATTTCAACCTTTTTAAGTCAAAAACGAATTAATTGCCAAGTTCAAGTGCTAAATgagcttttaaaaattatgttgttgTCGTTTTAACCTTTTGCTAACTGTAGTTTaaatatgaaacaaaaaaaattattaaatgattaaattataaagaaattttagggagtgaaaattaaaaataattatatattgtattaATCAAAGTTAATACGTGAAACTTACGACCTAATAATAAACATAACCACGATGAGTTAACCTAGTTGGACAATATGTCtacttcattttcctttctttattctttttcatatttaggtcttaattgaattttaattgatcTCAAGTTGGATTAAGTGTTGAACTAAATTGaagagaattataaaaaaaaattaaaaatgaaatataaaaaatatattatattgttttgatctcAATTAATATGAGTTAACCCATAAAATTAAGTTCATTAACATAATCCTAATTAGGTCCCTTACTCTCTTCCCATACAAGCTTTAATTGGGTCTTAATTAGCTAATGaaatttgagattaaattaaagagttataaaaaatatatggttaaataaataaaaaaacacccttAGATTTGCTGTCTAAAATGTCTTCTCGAGCTCCTTCTCTAGGGTAGTGTGCCGTCGTTAGACTCCAAACGTGGCTTCAACAAGTTTTATACCTCCTCCCCtccatttttttcatacaataacaggaaaaaataaaacaatgcagccagCAGAAAAGACCATTATGCGTGTGTTTACACAACGTTTTCTATGGTAGAAAAGGCcattcaatttgagtttttaCCAGGGCAGATGGTTGTCACTAAGATAACAAAAGCAAACAAGAAGTACTTGGCTATCAATTTTATAAtcgaaaaagaaaatgactCTGACGTTATCTCATCCAAAAGCACATCCTTATTCCTTAGGATTGAATCACACATGAGTTCTTATATCGTATTGCAGACACGAGCCATTGAACCTTGCAAGGAAGGAAACCTACCAATTATGAGCTGCCATGTAATCCTCTGCAACTTACCACATATATTATTGTCTCTAAGGCAATCAATAAACAACACGACAAACTGTCTTTTCTATCTAATTAACTTACGTCACGCCACCACGTTCTTCCCTGCTAACCTACTCCTCCTCTTCCCTTTCTCCATATAAAGTCTGATACAGACATTATCATCATTTGACCACCTCTGCCACCCTCTTCAAATTAATGTTCTAAGGTACGATTTCTCATAAATTCAATGGTTAAAATGATGGCGATGGTGCTGAAAGTATATTAGCTCAGgttgttgtttttgtctttgCCTTGCAGTTCtttatatgttattattatatggatgatttggttttagttttctgaaatgttttgatttgctgCTTGTTTTAGAATGAGGAACGTGTTTAGCCTTCTTTCGTTGCTGGCTGACTTTGATATCTCGGTTTTTGTTGGTTATGTTTGAAGTAGACAAAACTTGTCAGCCATTTTTCTTGTTGCAAAGTAATGCTTTTGTTCtcttgttttgatgtttttagaagGATTTCAAAACggtttgtgtttgtttgattttagagtTGGAAATCAATTGTACAAAGAATTGGTTGTTGTGGATTATTTGAGCTTAGAGCTTAAAAAAGGTTgttcattttgaaatttatgcAGTCTTGAAATCCTGGAATGAAAATATGGTTCTAGAGTGAAATCACTGGACCAAATTGATAGTAgcgtttgttttcctttttttttgttgatttgtccTTGTGATTGATTGATATATTGGCATTGATTCTGCGTGCAGCTGTTGAAAATGGATAGTAGgctatttttgttgattttccgttgtgattgatatttttcattgattatGGGATGCAGCTATTGAATTGTTATTGGGTGATTGATCAATAATCATGCCAAAGGTTGTTGAGAAAGAGTCCATGTTGCTTCAACTTATACTGTTGTTCGTCATCTTCTCGGGCTTTGTCAAGAATGGAAATGCTGGGATAACGAGCGCTTTCATTCGGTCAGAATGGCCATCTATTGACATCCCTCTTGATAATGAAGTATTTGCAGTCCCAGAGGGTCATAATGCACCTCAACAAGTAAGCAATTGGAATATCTTGTGTTATCTTGCATATGGGCATATGGATCTGCTTGATAATTTTATCTGTTCTGCCCAACTTTAATGCTCATGGAATTATCATGCAATTATATGAAAGatggaaagggaaaagaaatgACGTTTCGGTGCCATGTGCATATTCTAATTGTCTTTCTTACACCTTCTATATGGACCCCTTTTTCACAGCAAGTAGATTAGTGTAATCAAGTACTTCTGTTTGTTAAATAGGTTTTAGGtcctttttctaaaagaaaaactgAAGTCAAGAGGTGTTACAACAAATGAAGCAGCATTCAAGTGCAAAGATTACTGATTGATGTTTATGACAATACGAGGTTAATATATCTTGAAACCTACTAAACTGTGTTTCCACAAGCACACTTTTCATTCAATTGAGAGTCCCTGGAATCATTTTGTTCAGATGATGATGGGATGAATATCATCTACCATATATAtctgcattttgtttctttttatagttatttctttgttatttaaccatattttaaTGAATTACTTTAACCATAGGTTCATATAACCCAAGGTGACTACAATGGAAAGGCTGTAATTATCTCGTGGGTGACACCTGATGAACCAGGCACCAACAAAGTGCAATATGGTGTGTCAAAGAAGAAATATGATTTTACTGCGGAGGGGACAGTGAAAAATTATACCTTTTACAATTACAAGTCTGGCTACATTCATCAGTGCCTTGTTGATGGCCTTGAGGTAATTGTTAATTGAACCATGGAAGGAGGTAAATTGATGAATTGCtgaattttttgtctttttctctgAGTAACATAGAAATTACCAACTGCAGGTTGACATAGTAAATTATTGTGTTAGAAATTACTTGAAAAAAGTCTCTCACCCTCTTATATATCAACTTTAACAGGTTCTGATATTGGCAGAGCTTTTTCATATAGTAAATAGATTAAAAAGGCACTCTGGGGGTTTTCTGCAATGCCAAACACAACCAATTTGGAAATCTTTTTGGCTCCCAACTGCTTTAGAAGTAACCACTTGAGTTTCTTTCTTGTTTCCAGTATGAGACCAAGTACTACTACAAGATTGGCAGCGGTGATTCTTCTCGAGAATTCTGGTTCCAAACACCTCCAAAGATCAATCCAGATACTCCTTACAAGTTTGGAATAATTGGTGAGTTGTTCCCTTCTTTACAAAGTCTTATGGGGACCgttataaaaattttgaaaggtTAAAATAGTAAGCTGCGTTGAACTTCGATATGCACTGCTGATTTTcatatctatatataaataaaacgtTACTCCTTTTCTATTCCAGGTGACTTGGGACAGACATATAATTCCCTGTCTACACTTGAGCATTACATGCAGAGTGGAGCTCAAGCGGTCTTATTTGTCGGAGATCTTGCTTATGCTGATAGATATAAATACAATGATGTTGGTATACGGTGGGATAGCTGGGGTCGTTTTGTTGAGCGCAGTGCAGCATATCAGCCATGGATGTGGTCTGCTGGAAATCATGAAATAGAGTACATGCCTTACATGGTACAGTGTTCAGCcattcatcattttgcactgCTTTCTGTCATGATGTCATCATTCTGTTTTTAACTTAACTTCTCGGTGCTATGAGAACTTCCGGTCTATCTTGAATTCTTGATATATGCTGTCCATTGCACAAGAAATATTAGTTTACAGATGCAGCAAACATCCGGACCATTTGTagattccttttccttttccttttccattgcTGCTATACTGCCACGATTATCATGATCCCATCAGATTTTTATAGTGATCCATGCTGATTAATGTTGTCTAATGAATAAAAGAACTTGCATACTGAATTGGTAACACTGACAGTAAACATTCTCTGGACCGTTTACAGGTTATTTCTTCTCGTTGTTCCTAGAGTACCCTTGTTCTCATTCCATTCCATAAGCATGGAATAGTCTTGTGGACACgtgcaaagttttttttacttgatcttTTCAATTTCTGTTAGTTATTTTTCCTTGTGTATATTCTTGTTGCTTATTGTAAACCCCCATATCTAGCTGCACCTATATAAGATGATTTAACTAACTGTACCATTGAACCTACTGTAACTGCTTTTTccctaatttgaaaatttttttagtcCTTAAGAAATGAAATATCAATAAGTCAAAGAATACAGCAAATTTACTGACAGTTTGCATGACAATACATGAGTTTCAGCTTCTGTGTGTGGACCTTAATAacctaaataatttattaggtctttttttgtctcttcttttccttcttgttttatttcataCATTCAGCATGCAATGCTTAGCAATATAGTTCACATGTAGAAATCTGTTTTCCTTAGAAGTTAAAGTTCTTGTTCAGTTTCTAGTTCTTTACAATTGTAACATATGTTCAGGGAGAAGTTATTCCTTTCAAATCTTATCTTAATCGATACCCTACTCCTCATTTAGCCTCCAAAAGCAGCAGCCCTTTCTGGTATGCCATCAGACGTGCATCTGCTCATATAATTGTGCTGTCCAGCTATTCTTCTTTCGGTaacttttcatttccttctcTACATTGATATCAATTCAGCAGTCTTCCTATGGTGCATTGTTTTATGGATCCACACTAAAGTAGTCCAATGAATCACATTCTATTCCTCTCCCACCTCAAAGTGGGAGTTCTAATTTTCAATGACATAATTTATCAGCATAAACACGAGTATTTTCCATTCTCCCATCTCATAATTTACTACTTCAGAAACTTATGTGATTGATATTAATAATGTCAATCACATACGGTGAAAGGTTTTGACAAGGGTCTTTGACCGGCATGATTCTGGAAGTCTTGGCAGCCTCTTAAAATTTCCTGAGGAAACTAGGATAAACTATTTTATAAGTAACAGGTGAAAAACTGCTCTTTAAACTGTGACCAAGTGCATTGTCAAGAAAACTTTACGATTTTAATGTTAGTCATAGGACAGTCTCAGATTAGAGTGTTTCGTATGGTAAAAATTCCTATTGTTCAATTTGCACCATGGGTGCTTGGCCTGTTCATAAGGTTGTTCATTGGTACTGCACTTTGTGCAGCAGTTTCCCTTGGCCTTGCTATAGAATAGCATAATGCTGGAAGAGGGAAAACTAGCTACACAATTTGTCCCAAGCACGTTAAAAGAACGAGTCATCGAATTGTCTTACAATGCCTACACTTTTGATCTCTTCCCAGCAGTCATAATGTCTGAATTTGTCAGGTTAGCTAGCATCTCCTACCTGATTTTGTAGCATCTATTGTGCTGCTCCTGAAAATCCACGAGGACTCTCTACATTCCCTGGAGGATATGCATTATCATTAAAAGTGAAGGATTTTTAGCAGGAGTATTTGTAGTATTTTTCCTCCCTGTTCTGTCAACATGTTGTTACCCGCTATGGTTTCAAGACCTTGgtatataaaaatgttaaaatgggGACAGCCTGAAAACTACCAAGAGAAATCAGTGCATTCCACAAACGTGTCTTCTAAGatgcttaaattaaaattatgtttcaagTAAAATTCTCAGCAAATACAAGTAGTTTGACCTCTCTCGCTAAAACCAAAGTGAATAATTAAACCCCTGTGACATAGAAATATATAGCATTCTTTTTAAGGGAAGAGCTGCGTGATTTATACCTCTTaagtttatttgaatttttgaacagtgaaatataCCCCTCAGTGGGAATGGCTCAGAGGAGAACTTAAAAGGGTTGACAGGGAG includes:
- the LOC118032607 gene encoding bifunctional purple acid phosphatase 26, which gives rise to MPKVVEKESMLLQLILLFVIFSGFVKNGNAGITSAFIRSEWPSIDIPLDNEVFAVPEGHNAPQQVHITQGDYNGKAVIISWVTPDEPGTNKVQYGVSKKKYDFTAEGTVKNYTFYNYKSGYIHQCLVDGLEYETKYYYKIGSGDSSREFWFQTPPKINPDTPYKFGIIGDLGQTYNSLSTLEHYMQSGAQAVLFVGDLAYADRYKYNDVGIRWDSWGRFVERSAAYQPWMWSAGNHEIEYMPYMGEVIPFKSYLNRYPTPHLASKSSSPFWYAIRRASAHIIVLSSYSSFVKYTPQWEWLRGELKRVDREKTPWLIVLMHIPIYNSNEAHFMEGESMRAVFEKWFVRYKVDVVFAGHVHAYERSYRVSNIHYNVSSGDRFPAADESAPVYITVGDGGNQEGLAGRFRDPQPDYSAFREASYGHSTLEIKNRTHAIYHWNRNDDGKKVPTDAFVLHNQYWGSNLRRKKLKKHHLRTVVGWVSSY